The window GGTTTGGTGGAGATTGGTATCGCTGTCGGTGTTGAAACTGTTGCGGAGCGAGTCGCGGCTGTCGCGGCGCAATACAGAGAAGATATCAGTGTTGTGCAGTGCATGGGCATTGCTCACGCGGGTTTTCAGTGTCAGCCGTTTGATGAGCGGGTGCTGGCGAGGATCGCTGAGGTGAAAGCGCTGTTCCCTGGTGTGCCAGTGAGCGTGGATGGTGGGGTGAATCTAGAAACCGTCGGCCGATTGGCGGAAGTAGGCGTCACGCGAGCAGTGGCAGGCTCTGCGGTGTTCGAGATGGGGAGCGTGCGAGAGAATATTGAGGCGTTGGGAGGATTTTAGTCACTGTTCATAAAAATTTTATCAAAAATTAGCTTTTTCTTTATCGGAATTTAGCGATTTCTCTATCGCCTGTTTGATAGGATAGTTGGCATGCCACCGACCCAGCCGGAAAAACCATTTGATGAGTGGAACCAACATAAAAAGTCCATTCAAGGTTCGAATGCTTTTTTCCCGCCATTTTATTATGTCCGGGAAGTCTGGCGTTGCTCAGTCGGTGTCAATGTTGGCGTGGAGGCCGATGGCAAGCACGAATATTTTGAAAGACCGATCCTGGTGATCACTAAGTTTAACAAAGATATGTTCTGGGGCGTTCCGCTCACCTCCCATGAGAAGTCTGGAAGATTTTTTCATCGAGTTGCACATGATACGGGCATCTCTTGGGCAATCTTATCTCAGT of the Patescibacteria group bacterium genome contains:
- a CDS encoding type II toxin-antitoxin system PemK/MazF family toxin, with product MPPTQPEKPFDEWNQHKKSIQGSNAFFPPFYYVREVWRCSVGVNVGVEADGKHEYFERPILVITKFNKDMFWGVPLTSHEKSGRFFHRVAHDTGISWAILSQLRIFSSRRLIRKMGTVSDGDFSNICDKLTDFILKSKPLQQRRGISEAEAHNESIIAGGGSPSS